AATAGAACAAGGATATGATTTGGTTTTTGGTGTTCGAAAAGAAAAAATTGACAGTACATTAAACAAGCTGTACTCAAAGATATTTTGGGGAACTCTCAATAAATTTACGGGATTAGAAATACCCAAAGGTTTGGCTGTAATGCGGATTTTTAACAGAAAATTTGCAGATAAATTTTTGGAATATGCAGAGCAAAATAGATTTATAGAAGGTATTTTTATTCATATTGGTATGAAAAGAACGCAGATTGAAGTTTCGCAGAGAAAAAGATTTGCCGGAAGAAGTAAGTTTAATTTTAAAAGAAAAATGCAATTAGCATTTGACGCTATTTTTGATTTTTCGGAATTACCATTGAAACTTGCAGTGAAATTAGGAATGTTTTTCTCATTGTTTGGTTTAGTTGCCCTTGTACTGTTGGTTATTTTAAAATTATTTTTCATTGACTTTGAACTTGGATGGCCTTCGTTAATTAGTGCTATTATTTTGGGTTTTGGCATCCAACTCTTTTTTATTGGTATCGCTGCTATTTATATCGGAAAAATATACAAAGAGAGCAAAAGAAGACCTCTGTATTCTATTAAAGATTTAACAAACTTATGAAAAGACTTGCAATCATTGGTTCAGGAGATTTAGGACAACACATCGCTCATCATGCAGTTCAAGATGGGAAACATGAAGTTGTTGGTTTTTTTGATGATTATGAAGTCAAAGGAACGCTTAAGAATCAAATCCTTATTTTGGGTGCAATTGCCGAAGTTGAGGACATGTTTAGAAAAGGAGATTTTGATTGCTTAATGATTGGGATTGGCTATAAACATATGCAAGTAAGAAAAGAACTTTATGAAAAATTGAGTGGTAAAATCCCATTTGCAACGCTAATACACTCTTCATCTTATATTGACAATTCAGCAGAGATAGGAGAAGGTTGTTTCATTCTGCCGGGATGCATTGTTGACAAACATGTAAAAATTGGAGCAAATGTTCTATTAAATGTTGGAGCAGTGATCTCACATGATACTCAAGTTGATAATCATTGTTTCCTATCTCCATCAGTAAGTATAGCAGGAAAGACACATATAAAAGAATGTTGTATAATAGGAATAAACTCAACCATTATTGATAATATTACCATTGAGCCATTTATTCAAATAGCAGGCGGTACTGTGGTTATAGAAAATTTAACTATTTCAGGTATGTATGCAGGTGTTCCTGCAAAACTTAAAAAAAGATTTTAATATGATTACTTTTATAAACCTTTCTTAATAAGTCCCAACAGTAACCGCAATATGCCCGAACACCAGAACATAGAATACAAAACAATCTGGAAAGACGAATACCTGAAAGGTCTTTGTGGTTTTGCCAATGCCTCAGGAGGGAAATTGTATGTTGGTGTTAAAGACGATGGAAGTGTTTGTGGAATTGACAACAGCACCTTATTGTTGGAACAGTTGCCTAATAAATTTAGGGATTTATTGGGAATATATGCAGAGATAAACCTTCTTGACTACAAGGGGCTGCATTATCTTGAAATCAGCGTTTTGCAGCACGAAATTCCCATTTCATACAAGGGTAAATATTATTTGAGGTCGGGCAGCACTTTACAGGAATTAAAAGGCTCCGCGCTGAATGACTTTATACTGAAGAAAATGGGCAGGTCTTGGGACGGTGTCATCGAACCCAACTTTTCCGGCAAAGATATTGACCCCAAAACAATAGAACGCTTTAAGAGTATGGCTGCTGACAGATTGCCTTTTATTCGTTCAGAAAATGATGACATGGCAGTTTTGGAAAAACTGAACCTGAGCGAAGCAGGAAAACTGAAACGTGCTGCTATTTTGCTCTTTGGCAACAATGTGCAACGGTTTTTCTTGCAGGCACGGGTAAAAATCGGGTTGTTTACCTCCCATACAGATATGCTGTCTGTTGATTTGATAGAGGGAAACTTGTTTCAACAAATGGAGCAAACACTGGAAATTCTGCGGACAAAATACCTGTTAAGCCCTGTTTCTTATGAAGGAGTTCACAGAAGGGAAAAACTCGAAATACCCTTTACAGCCCTCAGAGAAGCTGTTATTAATGCCTTGATACACCGCGTTTATTCCACTACATCTACCATACAAATCCGTATTACAGAGCAGGAAGTAGAAATAATGAACGAATGTAATATGTCTGATACCCTGAATGTACAAGACTTAAAGAAACCGCATTTGTCCAAACCGCAAAACAGGTTGCTTGCTGATACTTTTTACAAGGCTGGGCTAATAGAAAGCTGGGGCAGGGGAACACTCAAAATAGTAGAGGATTGTGTTAGGGCGGGATTGAAAGAACCTGAATTTACAGCCAACGACCACTTTTTCTCTATACTCTTTCACAGAACGAACGAAAACTTCACTGAAAACTTCACTGAAAACTTC
This genomic interval from Bacteroidota bacterium contains the following:
- a CDS encoding glycosyltransferase family 2 protein, which produces MKKLSLVVPVYFEEECILQYLKETIPVLSALGLDWEIVFVDDGSKDKTVELIKEEATKENRIKLVEFSYNQGKQAAVSAGIRYATGDYLLYMDPDLQDPPDEIPHFVREIEQGYDLVFGVRKEKIDSTLNKLYSKIFWGTLNKFTGLEIPKGLAVMRIFNRKFADKFLEYAEQNRFIEGIFIHIGMKRTQIEVSQRKRFAGRSKFNFKRKMQLAFDAIFDFSELPLKLAVKLGMFFSLFGLVALVLLVILKLFFIDFELGWPSLISAIILGFGIQLFFIGIAAIYIGKIYKESKRRPLYSIKDLTNL
- a CDS encoding acetyltransferase — translated: MKRLAIIGSGDLGQHIAHHAVQDGKHEVVGFFDDYEVKGTLKNQILILGAIAEVEDMFRKGDFDCLMIGIGYKHMQVRKELYEKLSGKIPFATLIHSSSYIDNSAEIGEGCFILPGCIVDKHVKIGANVLLNVGAVISHDTQVDNHCFLSPSVSIAGKTHIKECCIIGINSTIIDNITIEPFIQIAGGTVVIENLTISGMYAGVPAKLKKRF
- a CDS encoding putative DNA binding domain-containing protein gives rise to the protein MPEHQNIEYKTIWKDEYLKGLCGFANASGGKLYVGVKDDGSVCGIDNSTLLLEQLPNKFRDLLGIYAEINLLDYKGLHYLEISVLQHEIPISYKGKYYLRSGSTLQELKGSALNDFILKKMGRSWDGVIEPNFSGKDIDPKTIERFKSMAADRLPFIRSENDDMAVLEKLNLSEAGKLKRAAILLFGNNVQRFFLQARVKIGLFTSHTDMLSVDLIEGNLFQQMEQTLEILRTKYLLSPVSYEGVHRREKLEIPFTALREAVINALIHRVYSTTSTIQIRITEQEVEIMNECNMSDTLNVQDLKKPHLSKPQNRLLADTFYKAGLIESWGRGTLKIVEDCVRAGLKEPEFTANDHFFSILFHRTNENFTENFTENFTENFTENLKQILELIKRKPTVTVDEMAAKVGISRRAITNNTNKLKKLGLIKRVGSAKGGFWEITKKTKR